TTCGATCCGAGCGCGACGCTTGACGATCCCAGCGCGGCCGAGTTGAAGCCGGCAGCGAACGACGCCGTGCCTTGTGCGATGGTCCGCGACCCGAATGCGGCACTGAAGGCTCCCACGGACGCGTCGTCCCACTCTCCGCCGATGACCTCGCCGGCCCGGAACGCGGCCTTGCCCGCGTGCCAGACCATGCGGCGGCCAGCACCTTGAATCGGGTTGATGTCCGGGTCGTTCGCGTCGCCACGGGCGACGAAGCTGCCCTTTGGCTGCGCGATGAAGGCAGGCGGCAGTGGCGGGGCCGGAGGGACGGGCCCGGGCCGCGGGCCGCCGCTCGTGGAGGTCGGACCGAACGTCAGCTGCCCCGAGTTGCCGGCGCTGTCCCTCCACGTGCCGCCCAGGCTCGACTGGCTGATGCCGGCCTCGAGGTTGACCGGGGTGCCGCCGGGCAGGATCACGATGCTCAGCCCGATCGTGATGCTGCCGTTGGCCTGCGGCAGCGCGACGCCGCGCACCGGCTGCTTCGGATTGCCCCCGCACTGCTCGTCGAAGCCGTCGAGGGCATAGACGCCTCCGATCGGCGTGACGGTCACCGTGATGACGTTGCAGTACGGCTCGGTCCGCCACTTGAAGGTCCCCAGGGACTGCGCCGGCGCCTCCGTCGCTCCCGCGACCAGGCCCGCCAACACGACGAACGACGACACGACCCACCACCGCTGCATGGCTGCTCTCCCAGTGCGTGACGTCCGTGAATGGACGTCCTCTGCCCTGGAATCGAAAACCGCCCCGCCCTGCCGCCACGAGGCGGACGGACGGAGATGCGCGCGCGTGTCGGGGCTGCGCTAGACTGCGGGACGACCCTCCTATGGCCACTCCCTCACTGACCGCCCTCGTCGAGGCCGCGGACCGTGGCGAGCCGGGCGCCTCCGAGCGGCTCTTCACCACGCTCTACGCCGAGCTCCATCGCATCGCCCGCCAGCAGCTGGCGCGGCATGGCTGGGGCGTGAGCCTGGGCGCGACCAGCCTGCTGCACGAGGCCTACATGGACCTCTCCAAGCAGGACGGCGACCGGTTCCCGGACCAGCAGCGCTTCCTCGGCTACGCGGCGCGGGTCATGCGCGGCCTCATCATCGACTACGCCCGGAGCCGCCAGGCGCAGAAGCGTGGCGGCCAGTTCGAGCTGACTGCGATTAGTACCAATGTGGCGGAGGCGGTGGCCGACAGCGGCGAGCTGAGCGCGCTCGGCGCGGCCCTGGACGAGCTGGCGGCGGTGGACCCGGCGCTGGCCGACGTCGTGGACCTGAAGTTCTTCTGCGGGTTCACGGTGCCGGAGATCGCGGCGATGAAGGGCGTCTCCGAACGCACCGTCGAGCGGAGCTGGCAGAAGGCGCGGGTGTTCCTGCACCGGATCGTCCGGGGCGACTTGCTGGGCCAGTAATCCCCGCCACCGGGCGCCGAGCGCCCGAAGGGAGAATCATGGCAACGCCGTCGCCCGAGCACTGGAGCCTCATCAGCAAGCTGCTCGACGAGGTCCTGGACCTCGCGCCGGACGCGCGGCCCGCGTGGCTGCAGGCCCTCGCGGCGCGCAATCCCGACGCGGCGGCCGCGGTCCAGCCATGGCTCGGCGAGTTCGCGGCCATGGAGTCCCGGGGGTTCCTGGAGGACCGCGCGATCCCCGCGCCCGCAGCCGCCGCGCTCGTCGGCCTCGAGGTCGGGGCCTACCGTCTCGTCGAGCTCATCGGCCAGGGCGGCATGGGCGCGGTGTGGCTCGCCGAGCGGCGCGACGGCCAGTTCGCCCAGAAAGTCGCGGTGAAGCTCCTCCACGCGGCGCTCACCGGCACCGCCGGCGCGGAGCGCTTCGCGCGGGAAGCGGCCATCCTGGCGAGGCTGACCCACCCGAACATCTCGCGCCTGCTCGACGCCGGGCTGTCCACGGTCGGCGCGCCGTACCTCGTGCTCGAGTTCGTACAGGGCGCGTCGATCGACGGCTACTGCGACGCCCGACG
The genomic region above belongs to Vicinamibacterales bacterium and contains:
- a CDS encoding tail fiber domain-containing protein — encoded protein: MQRWWVVSSFVVLAGLVAGATEAPAQSLGTFKWRTEPYCNVITVTVTPIGGVYALDGFDEQCGGNPKQPVRGVALPQANGSITIGLSIVILPGGTPVNLEAGISQSSLGGTWRDSAGNSGQLTFGPTSTSGGPRPGPVPPAPPLPPAFIAQPKGSFVARGDANDPDINPIQGAGRRMVWHAGKAAFRAGEVIGGEWDDASVGAFSAAFGSRTIAQGTASFAAGFNSAALGSSSVALGSNARSGSGSFTFADQINAFFTSGTNQFNARATGGVGFYTNSTLTAGVELKPGASAWSSVSDVNRKEHFKDLDGGDVLAKLAAMPIREWNYKAQDAAIRHVGPTAQDFSAAFGLGEDPLRISTIDADGIALRAIQALEARTRAENESLKTQLAAMQARLDALDAARR
- a CDS encoding ECF-type sigma factor, encoding MATPSLTALVEAADRGEPGASERLFTTLYAELHRIARQQLARHGWGVSLGATSLLHEAYMDLSKQDGDRFPDQQRFLGYAARVMRGLIIDYARSRQAQKRGGQFELTAISTNVAEAVADSGELSALGAALDELAAVDPALADVVDLKFFCGFTVPEIAAMKGVSERTVERSWQKARVFLHRIVRGDLLGQ